From Calothrix sp. PCC 6303, a single genomic window includes:
- a CDS encoding glycosyltransferase family 2 protein produces the protein MPDIIISAIICTHNRDMYLGAAIDSLLSQDFSPGFEVIVVDNNSSDRTREVVEQRQENPRLKYIFESSVGLSVARNTGAKAANGEILAYLDDDAVAGDGWLQALYSAYQANSQLAIAGGKVTLLWSQGTQAPSWLSHGLAGNLGAYDLGDRLIYIENPGLTPRGLNYSIRRSFLEEIGGFDPKLGRVGKNLLSNEELLMTETAIERGWQVAYLPNAIAAHNVSPERLKRSWFISRGWWQGISECYREQLAGKAGFGQLQRGSERFIRGLYKALQHISDPAERFDKLVYAYGQIGYLNAVIQGLLFSSKKVQ, from the coding sequence ATGCCAGACATTATAATCTCTGCTATTATCTGTACCCACAATCGAGATATGTATTTGGGTGCAGCTATAGATAGCCTCCTGTCGCAGGATTTTAGTCCCGGCTTTGAGGTGATAGTTGTTGATAACAATTCTAGCGATCGCACCCGTGAAGTTGTCGAGCAAAGACAAGAAAATCCCCGTCTCAAGTATATTTTTGAATCATCTGTGGGGCTATCTGTTGCCCGTAACACTGGTGCAAAAGCTGCGAATGGGGAAATACTAGCTTACCTCGATGATGATGCCGTTGCCGGAGACGGTTGGTTACAAGCTTTGTACTCTGCCTATCAAGCAAATTCTCAACTAGCTATTGCCGGAGGTAAAGTTACCCTTTTGTGGTCGCAAGGAACCCAAGCACCATCATGGTTATCCCATGGATTAGCGGGAAACCTAGGTGCCTACGATTTAGGCGATCGCTTAATCTACATTGAAAACCCAGGTTTGACACCCAGAGGTCTAAATTATTCAATTCGTCGCAGTTTTCTCGAAGAAATTGGTGGTTTTGACCCGAAATTGGGCAGAGTCGGTAAAAATCTTCTTTCCAACGAAGAACTATTAATGACCGAAACTGCCATCGAAAGGGGTTGGCAAGTGGCTTATTTGCCGAATGCGATCGCAGCACACAACGTCTCACCCGAAAGACTAAAACGTTCCTGGTTCATCAGTCGCGGTTGGTGGCAAGGAATCAGCGAATGTTACCGCGAACAATTAGCAGGAAAAGCTGGTTTTGGTCAGTTACAGCGCGGTAGCGAAAGATTTATCCGTGGTTTATATAAAGCATTGCAACATATATCTGACCCCGCAGAACGTTTTGACAAACTCGTTTATGCTTACGGTCAAATAGGTTATTTAAACGCAGTTATTCAGGGTCTTCTATTCTCATCAAAAAAAGTTCAATAG
- the cobU gene encoding bifunctional adenosylcobinamide kinase/adenosylcobinamide-phosphate guanylyltransferase, whose protein sequence is MNKVTLITGPSRSGKSEWAETLAKGSQKTVIYIATANQDPTDQEWQKRIQQHQQRRPDNWILMEVPRELSTSLCSVDSDTCVLVESLGTWVANFLEEDEITWVNTVDKLLETVQLAAAELIFVAEETGWGLVPAYPIGRTFRDRLGHLVRQLATISQTVYLVTGGHVLNLSVLGTPLDP, encoded by the coding sequence ATGAATAAAGTTACATTAATTACTGGTCCGTCGAGATCTGGAAAAAGTGAATGGGCTGAGACCTTAGCAAAAGGATCTCAGAAAACAGTTATATACATAGCCACTGCAAACCAAGATCCTACAGACCAAGAGTGGCAAAAGCGGATTCAGCAACATCAGCAACGCCGCCCTGATAACTGGATTCTGATGGAGGTACCACGGGAGTTATCTACTAGTTTGTGCAGTGTTGATTCTGATACTTGCGTCTTAGTTGAATCCTTGGGTACATGGGTAGCAAATTTTTTAGAAGAAGATGAAATTACCTGGGTAAATACGGTAGATAAATTATTAGAAACTGTACAATTAGCGGCTGCTGAGTTAATTTTTGTTGCAGAAGAAACAGGCTGGGGATTAGTACCTGCTTATCCCATTGGCAGGACATTCCGCGATCGCTTGGGTCATTTAGTCCGCCAATTAGCCACCATCTCGCAAACAGTTTATTTAGTTACAGGTGGGCATGTCCTCAATTTGAGTGTTCTGGGTACTCCCTTAGATCCATAA
- a CDS encoding GNAT family N-acetyltransferase, whose protein sequence is MNYTVRALNPKDEPIVWKMLQYASHEPSLESVKNQPCLTRYAAGWGRVGDMGWVAVMDESAIGAAWLRLWLDDKGFGYVDDAIPELAMAVLPNYRNQGIGTHLLTQLLETAKKDFPALSLNVRANNPVVKLYEGLGFVKVPQSEVVNRTGGISFNMICEFKYLGSAPVFKMPKG, encoded by the coding sequence ATGAATTACACAGTTCGCGCTTTGAACCCCAAAGATGAACCAATTGTGTGGAAGATGTTGCAGTATGCATCACACGAACCGTCCCTAGAATCAGTTAAAAACCAACCCTGTCTAACTCGCTATGCAGCAGGTTGGGGCAGAGTTGGTGATATGGGTTGGGTTGCGGTTATGGATGAATCAGCAATCGGTGCAGCTTGGCTACGTTTATGGTTAGATGACAAAGGATTTGGCTACGTAGATGATGCAATTCCAGAATTAGCAATGGCAGTTTTACCTAATTATCGAAATCAAGGGATTGGAACTCACTTACTTACACAGCTTCTAGAAACTGCAAAAAAAGACTTTCCTGCATTAAGTCTCAATGTAAGAGCAAACAACCCTGTGGTGAAATTGTATGAGGGATTAGGATTTGTGAAAGTTCCACAGAGCGAGGTCGTAAATCGCACAGGGGGAATATCGTTTAATATGATATGCGAATTCAAGTATTTGGGGAGCGCTCCAGTTTTTAAAATGCCCAAAGGCTAA
- the menH gene encoding 2-succinyl-6-hydroxy-2,4-cyclohexadiene-1-carboxylate synthase: MYSTNQDFYHCENYQIHYSVIGDINKPIIMFLHGFMGNIYEFDLLISLLKDSFSCLVVDLPGHGKTQVLGNDKYYSMENTAQTIINLLDNLQINKCFLVGYSMGGRLGLYLALKFPHRFPQIVLESASPGLADEKQRLNRQISDHQIARKLIRLTKPEDFLTFLINWYQQPIFGNIQQHPQFDNLITTRLSNSPPNLAKSLQIMGTGYQPSLWNQLENNINPILLLVGKNDQKFVEINQMMVAKSDFCRLKLIPHAAHNIHFVKPLDFVQEVKNFFGVN, translated from the coding sequence ATGTACTCAACTAACCAGGATTTTTATCATTGCGAAAACTATCAAATTCATTACTCTGTAATTGGCGATATTAATAAACCCATAATTATGTTTTTACATGGTTTCATGGGTAATATTTATGAGTTTGACCTATTAATATCATTATTAAAAGACTCTTTTTCCTGCTTAGTTGTAGATTTACCGGGACATGGGAAAACTCAAGTTTTAGGAAATGATAAATACTATAGCATGGAGAATACAGCCCAGACAATAATTAATCTTTTAGATAATTTACAGATTAATAAATGTTTTTTAGTTGGTTATTCCATGGGTGGAAGACTAGGTTTATATCTCGCTTTAAAATTTCCTCACCGCTTTCCTCAAATTGTTCTAGAATCAGCATCTCCAGGTTTAGCAGATGAAAAACAACGATTAAATCGTCAAATTTCAGATCATCAAATAGCTAGGAAATTAATTAGATTAACCAAACCAGAAGACTTCCTAACTTTTTTAATAAATTGGTACCAACAACCTATATTTGGTAATATTCAACAGCACCCGCAGTTTGATAACTTAATTACAACTAGGTTGAGTAATAGTCCTCCTAACTTAGCAAAATCTCTGCAAATAATGGGTACTGGCTACCAACCTTCATTATGGAATCAGCTAGAAAACAATATCAATCCTATTTTACTATTAGTAGGAAAAAATGATCAAAAGTTCGTCGAAATCAACCAAATGATGGTAGCAAAATCTGATTTTTGCCGTCTAAAACTAATTCCCCACGCAGCACATAATATCCATTTTGTAAAGCCATTAGATTTTGTTCAAGAAGTTAAAAACTTTTTCGGAGTTAATTAA
- a CDS encoding alpha-mannosidase, whose translation MTISGFTPDIQPIVVAIEKLRSLSQSNVQSSWRYSHDDLSVDQVIAADISNWNQIECNAKGHIAWNKGRNTLWLLQKIIVPPSLKLGYPLAGMSLRLALVWWADAVQVYVDGKLAVEGDLFDFSPRVLLGNAVTPGDEYTVAIKLVSPGHDNGALMRSHLVFESYNSVDPGFVADEVAVIQQYLQSFAPHQLTDLAEILEEKVNQLDNLTEKSDFNQLLADLRQNLTNFPLNKAKIFLLGHAHLDMAWLWRVEETWKVAQNTFESVLKLQADFPNLIFCHSTPALYEWVEKNRPDLFTAIQNQVKAGKWEVLGGFWVEPELNLISGESIVRQLLYGQLYTQEKFGKISPIVWVPDTFGFCWTLPQFMQQAGIEFFVTQKLRWNDTTKFPHDIFWWTAPDGSKILSYMSALIGEGIDPVKMAAYSCEWQTKTSKISITPDALWLPGVGDHGGGPTRDMLEIAQRWQNSPFFPDLEFCSAEDYLGKIRSQESEVRSQKSGIRNQESEDGNPELEINNGKENPNNSFPSWNDELYLEFHRGCYTTHAEQKRFNRRCETLLYQAELFSAIALANRRFIAFHTKSTIYPKAKLEQAWKQVLFNQFHDILPGSSITEVYTDALPQWQQAETTATEILETSLNTIISQANIPQPPHPEALPIFVFNPLNWKRNEVVKMNLPANFPQDSCILTCETPGEYKPVPSQLSHTSQLLFYAENIPSVGYRIFWICPQKLNTNQSLQQKQSEKQQFHQLQANTTEYNLVSIINLRQNQIISNKASVNPTAEFILENEHLLVTIDKITGNISSIFDKLNHREILNGEGNQLQAFQDSGQYWDAWNIDPNYSQHPLPPAQLKSIQYLEQGIIRNIIRVICQIGKSEFHQDYILEIDSPILKISTTVNWQEKHTLLKAVFPLKLEAEFATYEIPCGAIQRTTKPQTDAEKAKWEVPAMRWANIGQGSREQGKKKQGAGSREQGAGGETYGVSLLNDCKYGYDAKQNQISLTLLRSPEFPDSEADQGINEFTYAIYPHADTWETSKTVRLGYELNTPLITVITTNIKNYQNSELNNQHSISFLDLSSPNLILMALKQAENSPKEKPEWILRCYECHGKVSELQLKGDLGLSLVEPVNLLEKPLNDPLVKFEKHKFTVSPWKIVSFKVKSQNLGS comes from the coding sequence ATGACTATTTCTGGATTTACACCCGATATTCAACCAATTGTCGTGGCAATTGAGAAACTGCGATCGCTTTCTCAATCAAACGTACAATCTTCGTGGCGCTATTCCCATGACGATCTTAGCGTGGATCAGGTAATTGCTGCTGATATTTCCAATTGGAACCAAATTGAGTGTAACGCAAAAGGTCATATTGCTTGGAACAAAGGACGTAATACTTTATGGTTGTTACAGAAAATTATCGTTCCTCCCAGCCTAAAATTAGGTTATCCGTTAGCGGGTATGTCGTTACGTTTGGCTTTGGTGTGGTGGGCGGATGCAGTCCAAGTGTATGTAGATGGTAAACTGGCTGTAGAAGGGGATTTATTTGACTTTTCTCCCAGGGTATTACTTGGAAATGCTGTGACACCAGGTGATGAGTATACCGTTGCCATCAAACTTGTGAGTCCTGGACATGATAATGGTGCATTAATGCGATCGCATTTGGTGTTTGAGTCCTATAATTCTGTTGATCCGGGTTTTGTTGCTGATGAAGTTGCTGTGATTCAGCAGTATTTACAGAGTTTTGCACCGCATCAATTAACTGATTTAGCTGAGATTCTGGAAGAAAAGGTAAATCAGTTAGATAATCTCACAGAAAAGTCAGATTTCAATCAGCTTTTGGCAGATTTACGCCAGAATTTAACCAATTTTCCCCTAAATAAAGCCAAAATCTTCCTCCTTGGACACGCACACCTAGATATGGCATGGTTATGGAGAGTCGAAGAAACTTGGAAAGTCGCTCAAAACACCTTTGAATCAGTTTTAAAATTACAAGCAGATTTTCCCAACTTGATTTTTTGTCACTCCACCCCTGCTTTATATGAATGGGTAGAAAAAAACCGTCCCGATTTATTTACAGCAATTCAAAACCAAGTCAAAGCAGGTAAATGGGAAGTTTTAGGAGGATTTTGGGTTGAACCAGAATTAAACTTGATTTCTGGTGAATCAATTGTACGCCAACTTCTCTACGGACAGCTTTATACCCAGGAAAAATTCGGCAAGATTTCCCCCATCGTTTGGGTACCTGATACCTTTGGCTTTTGTTGGACTTTACCGCAATTTATGCAACAAGCGGGAATCGAGTTTTTCGTCACCCAAAAACTCCGCTGGAATGACACAACAAAGTTTCCCCATGATATCTTTTGGTGGACTGCTCCCGATGGCAGTAAGATATTAAGTTATATGTCAGCACTGATTGGTGAAGGTATCGACCCGGTGAAAATGGCTGCATATAGTTGTGAATGGCAAACTAAAACCAGTAAAATCAGTATTACACCTGATGCACTTTGGCTTCCTGGAGTTGGCGATCATGGTGGTGGACCAACCCGTGATATGTTGGAAATTGCTCAACGTTGGCAGAATTCGCCTTTTTTCCCAGATTTAGAGTTTTGTAGCGCTGAAGATTATCTGGGAAAAATCAGGAGTCAGGAGTCAGAAGTCAGAAGTCAGAAGTCAGGAATTAGGAATCAGGAATCAGAAGATGGAAATCCGGAATTAGAAATAAACAATGGGAAAGAAAATCCTAATAATTCCTTTCCAAGTTGGAATGACGAACTTTATTTAGAATTCCACCGTGGTTGTTACACTACCCACGCAGAACAAAAAAGATTTAATCGTCGATGCGAAACCTTACTATATCAGGCAGAGTTGTTTAGTGCGATCGCGTTAGCGAACCGTAGGTTTATCGCATTCCACACCAAAAGTACCATTTACCCCAAAGCTAAATTAGAACAAGCTTGGAAACAAGTTCTATTCAACCAATTCCACGACATACTTCCAGGTTCATCCATTACCGAAGTTTACACCGATGCGCTACCCCAATGGCAACAAGCAGAAACCACCGCAACCGAAATCTTAGAAACTTCCCTAAACACAATTATCTCCCAAGCAAATATTCCCCAACCACCACATCCTGAAGCTTTACCTATTTTCGTCTTCAACCCCCTCAACTGGAAACGCAACGAAGTTGTAAAAATGAACTTACCTGCAAACTTCCCCCAGGATTCTTGTATTCTCACCTGTGAAACACCCGGAGAATATAAACCTGTACCTTCCCAACTTAGTCATACTTCCCAACTACTTTTCTACGCGGAAAATATCCCTTCAGTTGGATATCGAATTTTCTGGATTTGTCCACAAAAGCTCAACACTAATCAGTCATTGCAACAGAAACAAAGCGAAAAACAGCAATTTCACCAACTTCAAGCTAACACGACAGAATACAACTTGGTATCAATAATAAACCTACGCCAAAATCAAATTATTTCCAACAAAGCATCTGTAAACCCCACCGCAGAATTCATCCTCGAAAATGAACATTTATTAGTAACCATTGACAAAATAACCGGAAATATATCCAGTATCTTCGACAAACTCAACCATCGAGAAATCCTCAACGGAGAAGGAAATCAACTCCAAGCATTCCAAGACAGCGGACAATATTGGGATGCATGGAATATCGATCCGAATTACAGCCAACATCCCCTTCCCCCAGCACAGCTAAAATCAATTCAATACCTAGAACAAGGAATAATTAGAAACATAATCCGCGTCATTTGTCAAATAGGAAAATCAGAATTCCACCAAGACTACATCCTAGAAATAGATTCACCCATCCTCAAAATCTCCACCACAGTTAACTGGCAAGAAAAACACACCCTCCTCAAAGCAGTATTTCCCCTCAAGCTCGAAGCCGAATTTGCCACCTACGAAATCCCCTGCGGTGCAATTCAACGCACCACCAAACCCCAAACAGACGCAGAAAAAGCTAAATGGGAAGTCCCCGCAATGCGATGGGCAAATATTGGGCAAGGGAGCAGGGAACAGGGGAAGAAGAAGCAGGGGGCAGGGAGCAGGGAGCAGGGAGCAGGGGGGGAAACTTACGGAGTCAGCTTGCTGAATGATTGTAAATATGGTTACGATGCGAAACAAAATCAAATTAGCCTAACATTACTGCGAAGCCCTGAATTTCCGGATTCAGAAGCCGATCAAGGTATCAATGAATTTACTTACGCCATCTATCCACACGCAGATACATGGGAAACATCAAAAACAGTCAGACTCGGTTACGAATTGAATACACCATTAATAACCGTCATTACCACAAATATCAAAAATTATCAAAATTCAGAACTTAACAATCAACACAGTATTAGCTTCCTAGATTTATCAAGTCCAAACCTAATATTAATGGCATTGAAACAAGCCGAAAATAGCCCCAAAGAAAAACCCGAATGGATTCTTCGTTGTTATGAATGTCATGGGAAAGTATCAGAATTACAACTTAAAGGTGATTTAGGATTAAGTCTAGTGGAACCTGTCAACTTACTAGAAAAACCATTAAACGATCCATTAGTCAAGTTTGAAAAACACAAATTTACAGTTTCACCGTGGAAGATTGTGAGCTTTAAAGTAAAGAGCCAAAATCTAGGTTCATGA
- a CDS encoding glycosyltransferase family 2 protein, translating to MSAKIPVSVIIPARNEEANLPACLTSLQRADEIFVVDSNSTDKSVEISESFGAKVVQFEFNGRWPKKKNWSLDNLPFRNEWILIVDCDERITPELWDEIALAIENTEHDGYYLNRRVFFLGKWIRHGGKYPDWNLRLFKHKAGRYENLGTEDIRNTGDNEVHEHVVIPGKVGYLKSDMLHEDFRDMYHWLERHNRYSNWEARVYYNILNGKDDNGTIGASLFGDAVQRKRFLKKIWVRLPFRPFLRFILFYIIYRGFLDGKAGYTYGRLLSQYEYQIGVKLYELSSCGGQLNTTSKPTNTTQKFTTEASQTAT from the coding sequence ATGTCTGCCAAAATCCCAGTTTCTGTAATTATCCCAGCGAGAAACGAAGAAGCCAACCTACCTGCATGTTTAACTAGCTTACAACGTGCCGATGAAATCTTTGTTGTCGATTCCAATAGTACTGATAAAAGTGTCGAAATATCAGAAAGTTTTGGAGCTAAAGTTGTTCAATTTGAATTTAATGGACGTTGGCCCAAAAAGAAAAATTGGTCACTAGATAACCTACCCTTTCGTAATGAATGGATTCTCATTGTTGACTGTGATGAGCGTATTACACCTGAACTTTGGGACGAAATTGCTCTAGCAATTGAAAATACAGAGCATGATGGTTATTATTTGAATCGTCGTGTATTTTTCCTCGGAAAATGGATTCGTCATGGTGGAAAATATCCAGATTGGAACCTACGTTTGTTCAAGCATAAAGCTGGTCGCTACGAAAATCTAGGTACAGAAGATATTCGTAACACAGGTGATAACGAAGTCCATGAACATGTAGTAATTCCCGGCAAAGTTGGATACCTCAAAAGTGACATGTTGCACGAAGATTTCCGCGACATGTATCACTGGCTAGAACGCCACAACCGTTACTCCAACTGGGAAGCACGCGTTTACTACAATATTCTCAATGGCAAAGATGACAACGGTACAATTGGCGCTAGTCTATTTGGTGATGCAGTACAACGTAAGCGTTTTCTCAAGAAAATTTGGGTAAGATTACCATTTAGACCATTCTTACGTTTCATCTTATTTTATATCATTTACCGTGGCTTTCTTGATGGCAAAGCTGGATATACCTACGGACGTTTGTTGAGTCAATATGAATATCAAATCGGCGTTAAATTGTATGAATTAAGTAGTTGCGGTGGTCAACTAAATACTACTAGTAAACCCACAAATACAACTCAAAAATTTACAACAGAAGCCAGTCAGACAGCTACTTAG
- a CDS encoding glycoside hydrolase family protein, whose product MKNFELKGAEKWIGPIIALIGFVCLIQWLLYGSLRPSLEPIYNRKEPPLVMKNGDPYIRALMRTISASEANDSRPYSILYGGEHATDLSKHPQICVTIVNGPNKGNCSTAAGRYQIINTTWFQIAPRYHPNPSRLMFWVSYSFEAQYQDAVVHAWLSDPQVWGVNISQQLRQGKVNDVLRRLSPTWTSLGYGIETNSRSRYLPTIYQKVLQEELKNKGQTNITSMKAGYYIIR is encoded by the coding sequence GTGAAAAACTTTGAACTCAAAGGTGCGGAAAAATGGATTGGACCGATAATTGCCCTAATTGGATTTGTTTGCCTAATCCAGTGGCTTCTATACGGAAGTTTGCGTCCCAGTTTGGAACCCATTTACAATCGCAAGGAACCACCTTTGGTGATGAAAAATGGCGATCCCTACATTCGTGCTTTAATGCGAACTATCTCTGCAAGTGAAGCGAACGATAGTCGTCCCTATTCAATTTTATATGGCGGAGAACATGCCACTGACCTCAGTAAGCATCCTCAGATTTGTGTCACTATTGTCAATGGACCAAACAAAGGCAACTGTTCCACTGCCGCAGGTAGATACCAAATTATCAATACAACTTGGTTTCAAATTGCCCCTAGATATCATCCCAATCCTTCACGGTTAATGTTTTGGGTATCCTATAGTTTTGAAGCACAGTATCAAGATGCTGTTGTTCACGCTTGGTTGAGTGATCCTCAAGTTTGGGGAGTTAATATTTCTCAACAACTACGTCAGGGAAAAGTAAATGATGTTTTGCGGAGACTTTCTCCCACATGGACAAGTTTGGGATACGGAATTGAAACTAATTCCAGGAGTCGTTATTTGCCAACAATTTATCAAAAGGTATTGCAAGAAGAGTTAAAAAACAAGGGTCAAACAAATATAACTTCGATGAAAGCTGGATATTATATTATTCGATAG